Proteins encoded within one genomic window of Desulfatiglans sp.:
- a CDS encoding ATP-binding protein, whose translation MFIKRLLDLKEILNKKSFFLFGPRSTGKSTLIKQQLADSPFVIDLLDSRLFLRLSGAPHEIEEIINAGGSNLVVIDEIQRIPELLNEVHRLIENRKIRFLLTGSSARKLRRGNANLLAGRVWEARLFPLTWRELPDFKLERYLRYGGLPQVYLSEYPDEELDAYVNIYLKEEIMAEGLIRNLPPFARFLKSISLSNGEVVNFTKLGNDCQISASTVREYISLLEDTLVGFLIPAWTESKKRKAIKSGKFYFFDTGVTHTLSGTQSLDRNSDLYGKSFEQFICMELRAYLSYKRNKSPLSYWRSTHGNEVDFLIGEDVAIEVKSSQRITPSDYKGLKALNEEGIFKDLYLTSQDPVASKNENINSLHWKDFLEKLWQGKII comes from the coding sequence ATGTTCATAAAACGATTACTTGATCTAAAAGAAATACTTAATAAAAAATCATTTTTTTTGTTTGGCCCAAGGTCTACAGGTAAATCAACCCTGATAAAGCAGCAATTAGCAGATTCACCATTTGTTATTGACCTTCTTGATTCCCGCCTGTTTCTCCGGCTGTCAGGTGCCCCTCATGAAATAGAAGAGATTATTAATGCAGGTGGTTCAAATCTTGTTGTAATCGATGAAATACAGCGCATCCCTGAACTTCTTAATGAAGTCCATCGCCTCATAGAAAACAGAAAAATTCGCTTTCTACTGACTGGAAGCAGCGCCAGAAAACTCAGGAGAGGCAATGCAAATCTTCTGGCAGGAAGGGTCTGGGAGGCAAGGCTTTTTCCTTTAACATGGAGGGAGTTGCCGGATTTTAAACTTGAAAGATACCTCCGTTATGGCGGTTTACCCCAGGTTTATCTGAGTGAATATCCGGACGAGGAGCTTGATGCCTATGTAAACATATATCTGAAAGAGGAGATTATGGCAGAGGGCTTAATAAGAAATCTACCTCCTTTTGCCCGTTTTTTAAAGTCAATATCCCTTTCAAATGGCGAGGTGGTTAACTTCACGAAACTTGGGAATGACTGTCAGATATCTGCATCAACAGTACGCGAATATATATCACTTCTGGAAGATACACTCGTTGGATTTCTGATCCCCGCATGGACAGAATCAAAAAAGAGAAAGGCAATAAAATCAGGAAAATTCTATTTTTTTGATACTGGGGTTACTCATACCCTGTCCGGCACGCAGTCTCTTGATCGCAACTCCGATCTGTATGGTAAAAGTTTTGAGCAATTTATCTGCATGGAATTAAGGGCATACCTCAGTTACAAAAGAAATAAATCTCCTCTTTCATACTGGAGATCAACTCATGGTAATGAGGTTGATTTTTTAATCGGTGAAGATGTCGCCATAGAAGTGAAATCCAGTCAGAGAATAACCCCTTCTGATTATAAAGGGCTTAAGGCGCTAAATGAAGAGGGTATATTTAAAGACCTCTATCTCACCAGTCAAGATCCTGTTGCATCAAAAAATGAGAATATAAATAGTCTCCACTGGAAAGATTTTCTTGAAAAATTGTGGCAGGGGAAAATAATTTAA
- a CDS encoding 4Fe-4S dicluster domain-containing protein, whose amino-acid sequence MSKKVFVIDIKKCNGCHACQIVCKDEHVGNDWSPIAKPQPDAGQFWIELTERVRGTVPKVKVAYRPHMCMHCDNAPCIEACPVEGALYKREDGLVIIDSVKCSGCRNCLDVCPYDAIFYNDDLNLAQKCTGCAHLLDDGWVEPRCADACPTGALKFMDEDEAKKLISKAEVWKPELKKQVKPRVYYLNLPGRFIAGTVYDPKAKEIIEDADCVLTNAATGKTYSIKTDNYGDFWFENLGEGEYSLQITKGKKKETFKKLDTTLEDINLGDIAL is encoded by the coding sequence ATGTCAAAGAAAGTATTTGTAATAGATATCAAGAAATGTAATGGATGTCATGCCTGCCAGATAGTATGTAAGGATGAGCATGTTGGTAATGACTGGTCACCTATAGCCAAACCTCAGCCAGATGCAGGTCAGTTCTGGATTGAACTTACCGAGCGGGTAAGGGGTACAGTACCAAAGGTAAAGGTTGCATACCGTCCCCACATGTGCATGCATTGTGATAATGCACCCTGTATAGAGGCCTGTCCGGTTGAAGGTGCCCTGTACAAGAGGGAAGACGGCCTCGTTATCATTGATTCAGTAAAGTGTTCCGGTTGCAGAAACTGTCTGGATGTCTGCCCATATGATGCCATTTTCTATAACGATGACCTTAACCTTGCACAGAAATGTACAGGTTGCGCCCATCTTCTGGATGACGGCTGGGTGGAGCCAAGGTGCGCTGATGCATGTCCGACAGGCGCACTGAAGTTCATGGATGAAGATGAGGCCAAGAAGCTGATATCCAAGGCAGAGGTCTGGAAGCCTGAGCTGAAGAAACAGGTAAAACCAAGGGTATACTATCTCAACCTGCCCGGCAGATTTATCGCCGGAACAGTGTATGACCCGAAGGCAAAGGAGATCATAGAGGATGCTGATTGTGTTCTTACCAATGCAGCAACCGGAAAGACATACAGCATCAAGACAGACAACTATGGTGACTTCTGGTTTGAAAACCTGGGCGAAGGCGAATACAGCCTCCAGATAACAAAGGGTAAAAAGAAAGAGACATTCAAAAAGCTCGATACTACCCTTGAAGACATTAACCTGGGCGATATAGCCCTTTAA
- a CDS encoding 4Fe-4S binding protein, producing MKAFVIDLSVCNGCYACQIACKDEHVGNDWTPYAKPQPDTGHFWLGIKETVRGTVPKVMVTYVPMLCMHCADAPCMKACKADAIYKREDGLVIIDPEKCTGCKLCMDVCPYDAIFMNNGLNIAQKCTGCAHLLDDGWEVPRCVDNCPTDALRFGEEKDLKKYITKAEPIKPEVKLKTRVYYLNTPKKWVAGTLYDPKEKEVITGAICTLTDCQSKETLAAETNAWGDFWFRGLSDNRKFNLKIEKGKKSVTIDSICTDIDRNLGDIALK from the coding sequence ATGAAGGCATTTGTTATTGATCTTTCAGTATGTAACGGCTGTTATGCCTGCCAGATAGCCTGCAAGGATGAGCATGTTGGCAATGACTGGACTCCCTATGCAAAACCTCAGCCCGATACGGGCCATTTCTGGCTTGGAATAAAAGAGACAGTAAGGGGAACCGTGCCCAAGGTTATGGTAACCTATGTACCCATGCTCTGCATGCACTGCGCTGATGCCCCCTGCATGAAGGCATGCAAAGCAGATGCAATCTATAAGAGAGAAGATGGCCTTGTTATTATTGACCCTGAAAAATGCACAGGCTGCAAGCTCTGCATGGATGTCTGCCCATATGATGCCATATTCATGAACAATGGTCTTAATATTGCGCAGAAATGCACAGGGTGCGCCCATCTCCTTGATGATGGATGGGAGGTTCCAAGGTGTGTTGATAACTGCCCCACTGATGCTCTCAGATTCGGTGAAGAAAAGGATCTTAAAAAATACATAACAAAGGCCGAGCCGATTAAACCCGAAGTTAAACTCAAGACAAGGGTTTATTATCTTAATACACCCAAAAAATGGGTTGCAGGCACACTCTATGATCCAAAGGAAAAGGAAGTTATCACCGGCGCTATATGTACTCTTACTGACTGCCAAAGCAAGGAGACGTTAGCTGCTGAAACCAATGCATGGGGTGATTTCTGGTTCAGGGGGCTATCGGATAATCGCAAGTTTAATCTAAAGATTGAAAAGGGAAAGAAATCAGTAACTATTGATTCTATATGCACGGATATTGACAGGAATCTTGGTGATATAGCGTTAAAATAA
- a CDS encoding DUF4097 family beta strand repeat protein, whose product MKKNMITKFTIILILVSASICVAKENQYNNELEFGNPSAKRVLQIGGNGDLNITGYNGDKVLISAGKDIFDESDTRDEKAKGLKRIRGGGFNIINNKKDNIIYITRPINDDVDLNISVPNGITLKLGNGVALKNQNLNLKKLNKQSEKQNSELEEKAEKLKGLEAELKEKETELNAFDKSMQQVVQKIQENLNISISAPVVTGLSRFAHSTGIIDGNISIRDFTGVIEVSTVNGRITAQNITGEAVASTVDGEINISFKRVNKDSSLYFSTVDGDIDITLPKEAKADIMARTMDGDVYTGFDTDLVFGGEIDGRKGGAFQNYMNPFFNSNNITARINGGGNKVYLNTINGNIYIRKGE is encoded by the coding sequence ATGAAAAAAAATATGATAACCAAATTTACCATTATTCTTATTTTAGTTTCTGCCAGCATCTGCGTGGCAAAGGAAAATCAGTATAACAATGAACTGGAATTTGGAAACCCTTCTGCCAAAAGGGTCTTGCAGATAGGCGGAAATGGTGATCTCAATATTACAGGGTATAATGGGGACAAGGTCTTGATTTCTGCAGGTAAAGATATCTTTGATGAGTCTGACACAAGGGATGAAAAGGCAAAAGGGCTGAAAAGGATACGCGGAGGCGGATTCAACATAATTAATAATAAAAAGGACAATATAATCTATATAACACGTCCAATAAATGATGATGTTGACCTGAATATCAGTGTCCCGAACGGTATAACGCTAAAACTTGGGAACGGAGTTGCTTTAAAAAATCAAAATCTCAATCTCAAAAAACTGAATAAGCAGTCAGAGAAACAGAACAGTGAGCTTGAAGAGAAAGCAGAAAAGCTTAAAGGATTAGAAGCAGAGTTAAAGGAAAAAGAGACTGAGCTTAATGCGTTTGACAAAAGCATGCAGCAGGTTGTCCAAAAGATTCAGGAGAATTTAAATATTTCCATTTCTGCCCCGGTTGTTACCGGTTTAAGCAGATTTGCCCACTCTACCGGGATTATCGATGGAAATATTTCCATCAGGGATTTTACAGGGGTTATTGAAGTTAGCACAGTAAATGGAAGGATTACTGCACAAAATATTACTGGTGAAGCAGTTGCAAGCACAGTTGATGGGGAGATAAACATATCCTTCAAAAGGGTTAATAAGGATAGTTCACTCTATTTCAGCACGGTTGATGGTGACATAGATATCACTTTACCCAAAGAGGCAAAGGCCGATATCATGGCACGGACAATGGATGGGGATGTTTACACAGGTTTTGATACAGACCTGGTTTTTGGTGGGGAAATTGATGGCAGAAAAGGTGGTGCATTTCAAAATTACATGAATCCTTTCTTTAATTCAAACAATATAACCGCACGCATTAACGGGGGCGGTAACAAGGTTTATCTCAATACGATAAATGGGAATATCTATATCCGAAAAGGCGAATAA
- a CDS encoding molybdopterin-dependent oxidoreductase has translation MADKTVYKALGLSGGIFGAAPCAIDVKNDRIVRIRPLHFDAKYDPKTFNPWKITKNGKTLEPMYKALPSPFSLAYKKRVYSPNRIKYPLKRVDWDPDGERNTQNRGKSKFVRISWDEATDLIAKEIRRLHKQYGPCTILIQGDGHGECMFVHATHGSSSLLLDKMGGFTQQIRNPDSWEGWYWGSKHVWGSGLIGMMNPANNIIKDISEHTQLLLVWGGDPETTPWGFRGQYASNIVRFWSEIGIKQIYICPDLNYAAAIHANKWIPVLPNTDAALQLAIIYMWVKEGTYDKEYIKTHTVGFDKIKAYVLGEEDGEPKTPEWASKKCGVPEWTIKALARDWAKKVCTIGHYFGGGMIRGPLAHEPARLECVLLGMRGLGKPGVHQAQISYQGMPRNIVSKKTGSHMGMFERLKGTKYGDRLLKPHSITPTAWGKQMIPKTMIEKAINEGKVDFYGTGGHEVPTSDQFVKYSYPIPKEKGGTEIHMMWTDTPCRITCWNCGNDVIDTVRSPKIEFVLAQHPWLENDCLYADIILPIKTIVETDDISPCVRDGESFQSLVRMKPAIPPIGEALSNYEAVCEIAKKLNMYDEVTEKRSVPDLIKDVFYGLGFGDYISYDEFEEKGYYVLPVADDWEDDVAGLYDFYKDPVKNPLPTPSGKLEFYAERIAKHFPDDKERGPYPKWIERSETHDERISSERAKLYPLLLMSNHGRWRVHAQCDDITWTREAYTGKVLGFDGYKYEPCWINPNDAKARGIKDGDIVKVFNERGAVLCGARVFERVMPGVVSVDHGARADAIIPGKLDRGGAINCVTPAGLTSKNCAGQATSGFLVNIEKVTPEQMGKWMNDYPDAFNREYDPDSGLRFDAWVEGRK, from the coding sequence ATGGCTGATAAAACAGTATACAAGGCTCTTGGATTGAGTGGAGGAATTTTTGGCGCGGCCCCATGTGCGATTGATGTTAAGAATGACAGGATCGTTAGAATAAGGCCTCTTCATTTTGATGCCAAATATGATCCCAAGACTTTTAATCCATGGAAAATCACCAAAAATGGGAAGACCCTTGAGCCCATGTACAAGGCGCTTCCGTCACCTTTCAGCCTTGCCTATAAAAAACGCGTATATTCCCCCAACAGGATTAAATACCCGTTAAAGAGGGTTGACTGGGATCCGGATGGAGAGCGCAATACCCAGAACAGGGGAAAGAGCAAATTTGTAAGGATATCATGGGATGAGGCTACAGATCTCATAGCTAAAGAGATCAGAAGGCTGCACAAACAGTACGGTCCGTGTACAATCCTGATACAGGGCGACGGCCACGGAGAGTGTATGTTTGTACATGCAACCCACGGCTCATCATCACTGCTGCTTGACAAGATGGGAGGGTTTACCCAGCAGATCAGAAACCCTGACTCATGGGAAGGCTGGTACTGGGGATCAAAACATGTCTGGGGCTCAGGCCTTATAGGCATGATGAATCCGGCTAATAACATAATAAAAGATATCTCTGAACATACCCAGCTTCTTCTGGTATGGGGCGGTGACCCTGAGACAACACCATGGGGCTTCAGGGGCCAGTATGCGAGCAATATTGTAAGGTTCTGGTCTGAGATCGGGATCAAGCAGATATATATCTGCCCTGACCTGAACTATGCTGCTGCCATCCATGCAAACAAGTGGATACCTGTGCTGCCCAATACAGACGCAGCCCTGCAGCTTGCCATCATCTATATGTGGGTCAAGGAAGGCACCTATGACAAGGAGTATATCAAGACCCACACAGTAGGTTTTGACAAGATAAAGGCATATGTTTTAGGAGAAGAAGACGGCGAACCCAAGACACCTGAATGGGCGTCAAAGAAGTGTGGCGTACCCGAATGGACCATTAAGGCCCTTGCAAGGGACTGGGCAAAGAAGGTTTGTACCATAGGCCACTATTTTGGCGGCGGTATGATAAGAGGCCCGCTGGCACATGAACCGGCAAGGCTTGAGTGCGTTCTCTTAGGAATGCGTGGTCTTGGAAAACCAGGAGTTCATCAGGCTCAGATCTCATATCAGGGCATGCCAAGGAATATCGTCTCCAAGAAGACAGGCAGCCATATGGGTATGTTTGAGCGTCTGAAGGGCACAAAGTACGGTGACAGGCTGTTGAAACCGCATAGCATAACACCTACCGCATGGGGCAAGCAGATGATCCCCAAGACAATGATAGAAAAGGCCATCAATGAGGGTAAGGTTGATTTCTATGGTACTGGCGGTCATGAGGTTCCAACCTCTGATCAGTTTGTAAAATACTCATACCCGATACCCAAGGAGAAGGGCGGTACAGAGATCCATATGATGTGGACAGATACACCATGCCGTATCACATGCTGGAACTGCGGTAACGATGTTATTGACACCGTAAGAAGCCCCAAGATAGAATTTGTTCTAGCCCAGCATCCCTGGCTCGAAAATGACTGTCTCTATGCAGATATAATCCTGCCGATTAAGACCATTGTTGAGACAGATGACATCTCCCCATGCGTAAGGGACGGCGAAAGTTTCCAGAGCCTTGTACGCATGAAACCGGCTATCCCGCCGATTGGCGAGGCATTATCTAATTATGAGGCGGTATGCGAGATTGCCAAAAAACTCAATATGTATGATGAGGTTACAGAGAAAAGATCAGTCCCTGACCTGATCAAGGATGTATTTTATGGTCTGGGTTTTGGCGACTATATCAGCTATGATGAGTTTGAGGAAAAGGGGTATTACGTGCTTCCTGTTGCCGATGACTGGGAAGATGACGTTGCAGGTCTTTATGATTTCTACAAGGACCCTGTGAAGAACCCATTACCCACACCATCAGGAAAGCTTGAATTCTATGCAGAGCGTATAGCCAAGCACTTCCCGGATGATAAGGAGCGCGGGCCATATCCAAAATGGATAGAAAGAAGCGAGACCCATGACGAGAGAATATCAAGCGAAAGGGCAAAGCTCTATCCGCTGCTTCTGATGTCTAACCATGGCAGGTGGAGGGTTCATGCACAGTGCGATGATATAACCTGGACAAGAGAGGCATATACAGGAAAGGTTCTGGGTTTTGACGGTTATAAATATGAACCCTGCTGGATCAATCCCAATGATGCCAAGGCAAGAGGGATCAAGGACGGGGATATAGTCAAGGTCTTTAACGAAAGAGGCGCTGTACTTTGCGGCGCCAGGGTTTTTGAGAGGGTAATGCCAGGGGTTGTTTCGGTAGACCATGGCGCAAGAGCTGATGCAATTATCCCGGGTAAACTAGACAGAGGAGGCGCCATCAATTGTGTTACACCTGCAGGGCTTACTTCAAAGAACTGCGCAGGCCAGGCCACAAGCGGTTTTCTGGTGAACATCGAAAAGGTTACTCCTGAGCAGATGGGTAAATGGATGAACGATTACCCTGATGCCTTCAACAGAGAATATGATCCGGATTCAGGTCTTAGGTTTGACGCCTGGGTTGAAGGGAGGAAATAA
- a CDS encoding carbohydrate binding family 9 domain-containing protein, with translation MLEVCKNYVKYVLIINLAICSIALLLLSEIPYAKAGEVNISHNIPFSQVKPVIDGEINAGEWEAASSVSLDNETFPSQNVPALVDTEAMMMEDGANFYLAFIASDPEPEKIRAFYRDRDASWGDDFVGIVIDTFNDERRSFEFFANALGVQTDAIFDDVVQNEDTSWNAIWDSAGNITDKGYVVEMKIPLSQLRFPEGVDKQTWGVDILRFYPRDKRHRLSNNTKDYNLSCYLCQFKKAQGFTKQEQKLNLQVVPTITASYSRNRLSPENGKWDSEYDPEAGMDIRWGINQDFYLNATINPDFSQVEADVAQLNVNNTFSLYFPERREFFLDGAEYFNTHANLVYTRNISSPEYGIKLTGKKDAHTYGLFFANDEITTLTIPGRDGSIIASIPDEKSTNTAYRYRLDIDRNINLGMIFTDRRADDYSNTLTGIDGNIRLGKSDKIKMQIMKSFSEYPEQIQHDYRQKPEIDDYAYLFKYEHSDNKWYWGSWYNEYGDDFRADMGFINRVDYRRFDNEVGHTWRFGQGSRFSRVYLGVDWIKTYSESGDDLEDERIILVNADGPMQSYIFMSFSQKDHLYRGINFDEYNINYYTQMRPIAGMEIGLDLNYGDKIDYDNIRLGRVLSLGPRITMQMGKHFQVALRHNYQEMDIEGDRLYATNLSDLRFTYQFGIRSFLRAIIQYSDTRRDPSLYIFDIDRRSKCLTTQLLYSYKINPQTRFFIGYSDTGFQDEDMNSIKKTNFTVFTKLSYAWQN, from the coding sequence ATGCTTGAAGTCTGTAAAAATTATGTGAAATATGTCCTGATTATCAATCTTGCTATCTGTTCTATTGCACTCCTTCTGTTATCAGAGATACCCTATGCCAAGGCAGGAGAAGTTAATATCAGCCACAACATACCATTCAGTCAAGTAAAGCCGGTTATAGATGGTGAAATAAATGCAGGGGAATGGGAAGCCGCTTCCAGTGTATCTCTTGATAATGAGACCTTTCCGTCACAGAATGTTCCCGCGCTGGTAGATACCGAAGCCATGATGATGGAGGATGGGGCAAATTTTTATCTTGCCTTTATAGCCTCTGACCCCGAACCAGAAAAGATCCGCGCATTTTATAGAGACAGGGACGCATCATGGGGAGATGATTTTGTCGGGATAGTTATTGATACCTTTAATGATGAAAGACGTTCATTCGAGTTTTTCGCAAATGCATTAGGGGTGCAAACTGATGCTATTTTTGATGATGTAGTACAGAATGAAGATACCTCCTGGAATGCGATATGGGACAGCGCCGGCAACATAACCGATAAGGGGTACGTTGTAGAAATGAAAATACCCTTAAGCCAGCTTCGGTTTCCAGAAGGCGTTGATAAACAGACCTGGGGCGTTGATATCTTGAGATTCTATCCAAGGGACAAACGGCACAGATTAAGCAACAACACAAAAGATTATAATCTCTCATGCTATCTGTGCCAGTTTAAAAAGGCACAGGGCTTCACAAAGCAGGAGCAGAAGCTAAATCTTCAGGTGGTCCCGACAATTACAGCCTCCTATTCCAGAAACCGCTTATCACCTGAAAATGGCAAATGGGATTCTGAATATGATCCTGAAGCAGGCATGGATATACGCTGGGGAATCAATCAGGATTTTTATCTGAATGCAACAATAAACCCTGATTTCTCGCAGGTTGAGGCAGATGTGGCCCAGCTTAATGTGAATAATACATTCTCTTTGTATTTTCCCGAAAGGCGGGAGTTTTTCCTGGATGGCGCAGAGTATTTCAATACACACGCCAATCTTGTCTATACTCGAAACATCTCATCACCGGAATATGGCATTAAACTCACGGGTAAAAAAGATGCGCATACATACGGACTGTTTTTTGCCAATGATGAAATAACAACCCTGACCATCCCTGGCAGGGATGGGTCAATCATCGCATCTATCCCGGATGAAAAAAGTACGAATACGGCTTATCGTTACCGCCTCGATATTGACCGGAATATAAACCTGGGGATGATTTTTACTGACCGCAGGGCAGACGATTATTCAAATACTCTTACAGGTATTGACGGCAATATCCGCCTTGGAAAGAGCGATAAAATCAAGATGCAGATAATGAAATCCTTTTCCGAGTATCCTGAGCAGATCCAGCATGATTATAGGCAGAAACCCGAAATAGATGATTACGCTTACCTATTTAAATATGAACACTCTGACAATAAATGGTACTGGGGATCATGGTACAATGAGTATGGTGATGATTTCAGGGCAGATATGGGTTTTATTAACCGTGTGGATTACAGGCGGTTTGATAACGAGGTAGGTCATACCTGGCGCTTTGGCCAGGGAAGCAGGTTCAGCAGGGTCTATTTGGGCGTTGACTGGATTAAAACCTACAGTGAATCGGGCGATGATCTTGAGGACGAGCGGATAATACTGGTAAATGCCGACGGTCCTATGCAGTCCTATATTTTTATGAGTTTTTCCCAGAAAGACCATTTATATAGAGGAATCAACTTTGATGAATACAACATAAATTATTACACCCAGATGAGGCCAATAGCAGGTATGGAGATCGGGCTGGACCTTAATTATGGTGATAAGATTGATTATGACAATATACGTCTGGGCAGGGTTCTCAGCCTGGGGCCCAGAATCACCATGCAGATGGGAAAGCATTTCCAGGTAGCTTTGCGCCATAACTATCAGGAAATGGATATTGAAGGTGATAGATTATATGCTACAAACCTGAGCGATCTCCGTTTTACATACCAGTTTGGCATCAGGAGCTTTTTACGGGCTATTATACAGTATTCGGATACGAGGCGTGATCCATCATTATACATTTTTGATATTGACAGAAGATCAAAGTGTCTTACGACCCAGCTGCTTTACAGCTATAAGATAAACCCTCAGACACGTTTTTTTATCGGGTATTCTGATACGGGATTTCAGGATGAGGATATGAACAGTATTAAAAAGACCAATTTCACTGTTTTTACAAAACTGAGCTATGCCTGGCAAAATTAA
- a CDS encoding RNA polymerase sigma factor codes for MLMVKDGDVHKLGLLFDRHAQGLFNYFQLQVRERFKSEDLVQNVFYKILKYRHTFKEGADFRVWMYAIARNEKVNFFKTNRVSDEEVDSEQTDENSDNPENALASKADKKHLTRALERMSPDNRELLILSKYTGLPYSQIAEMFECTVGAIKVRIFRAMQELKAQFINIAEEQ; via the coding sequence ATGCTGATGGTGAAAGATGGTGATGTCCATAAGCTGGGGTTGCTTTTTGACAGGCATGCCCAGGGTTTGTTCAATTACTTCCAATTACAGGTCAGGGAGCGGTTTAAGAGCGAGGATCTTGTGCAGAACGTTTTTTATAAAATCCTGAAATACAGGCATACATTTAAAGAGGGTGCTGACTTCAGGGTGTGGATGTACGCAATAGCCAGAAATGAAAAGGTAAATTTTTTTAAGACAAACAGGGTTTCAGATGAGGAGGTTGATTCTGAACAGACTGATGAAAACAGCGACAATCCTGAAAACGCCCTCGCATCCAAAGCAGATAAAAAGCACCTGACAAGGGCGCTTGAAAGGATGTCTCCTGATAACAGGGAGTTGCTTATATTAAGTAAATATACAGGATTGCCATACAGTCAGATAGCTGAAATGTTCGAGTGCACAGTAGGGGCAATAAAGGTTCGGATATTCAGGGCAATGCAGGAGTTAAAGGCCCAGTTTATAAATATTGCAGAGGAGCAATGA